In the genome of Erinaceus europaeus chromosome 8, mEriEur2.1, whole genome shotgun sequence, one region contains:
- the LOC103126925 gene encoding heterogeneous nuclear ribonucleoprotein A1-like yields the protein MREPKTKHSRGFGFVTYATIEEVDAAMNARPHKVDGRVVDPKRAVSREDSQQPGAHLPVKKIFVGGIKEDTEEHHLRDYFEQYGEIEVIEIMTDRGSGKKRGFAFVTFDDHNSVDKIVIQKYDAVNGHNCEVKKALSKQEMASASSSQRGRSGSGNFGGSLGGGFGGNDNFGRGGNFSGRGGFSGSRGGGRYGGSGDGYNGFGNDGSNFGGGGSYNDFGNYNNQPSNFGPMKGGNFGGRSSGPYGGGGQYFSKPGNQGGYGGSSRSSSYGGGRRF from the coding sequence ATGAGAGAGCCAAAAACCAAGCATTCCAGAGGTTTCGGTTTTGTCACATACGCTACCATCGAGGAGGTGGATGCTGCCATGAATGCAAGGCCACACAAGGTGGATGGGAGAGTTGTGGATCCAAAGAGAGCTGTCTCTAGAGAAGATTCTCAACAACCTGGTGCCCATTTACCTGTGAAAAAGATTTTTGTTGGTGGCATTAAAGAAGACACTGAAGAACACCACCTAAGAGATTATTTTGAACAGTATGGGGAAATTGAAGTTATTGAAATCATGACTGATCGGGGCAGTGGCAAAAAGAGAGGCTTTGCTTTTGTAACCTTTGATGACCATAATTCTGTCGACAAGATTGTCATTCAGAAATACGATGCCGTGAATGGCCACAACTGTGAAGTAAAGAaagccttatcaaagcaagagatGGCTAGTGCCTCATCCAGCCAAAGAGGACGAAGTGGTTCTGGAAACTTTGGTGGTAGCCTTGGAGGTGGCTTTGGTGGCAATGACAACTTTGGCcgaggaggaaacttcagtggtcGAGGTGGCTTCAGTGGCAGCCGAGGTGGTGGCAGATATGGCGGCAGTGGGGATGGCTACAATGGATTTGGCAATGATGGAAGCAATTTTGGAGGTGGCGGAAGCTACAATGATTTTGGCAATTACAATAACCAGCCCTCCAATTTTGGACCTATGAAAGGAGGAAACTTTGGAGGCCGAAGCTCTGGCCCCTATGGTGGTGGTGGCCAGTATTTCTCCAAACCAGGAAACCAAGGTGGATATGGTGGCTCCAGCAGGAGCAGTAGCTATGGCGGTGGCAGAAGGTTTTAA